In one window of Patescibacteria group bacterium DNA:
- the trxA gene encoding thioredoxin, with the protein MAEILNDTNFDEFVKNNNNLVVDCFADWCGPCKALAPIIDELAKEFEGKGVKIVKLDVDQASATAEKFDIMSIPTVLYFKNGELKDTTMGLLPKDVLKNKIEELIK; encoded by the coding sequence ATGGCAGAAATTTTAAATGACACAAATTTTGATGAATTTGTAAAAAATAATAATAATCTTGTCGTGGATTGTTTTGCAGATTGGTGTGGACCATGCAAGGCACTTGCTCCTATAATAGATGAGCTTGCAAAAGAATTTGAAGGAAAAGGCGTAAAAATTGTAAAACTTGATGTAGATCAAGCAAGTGCCACCGCAGAAAAGTTTGATATTATGAGCATTCCAACTGTTTTGTATTTCAAAAATGGTGAACTTAAAGATACCACAATGGGACTTCTACCAAAAGATGTGCTTAAAAATAAGATAGAAGAACTCATAAAATAA